The Methanothrix soehngenii GP6 genome has a window encoding:
- a CDS encoding bifunctional fructose-bisphosphatase/inositol-phosphate phosphatase, whose translation MSELLSTSGNRLLGLCDDASRAVASSIRDMIGTASGGQMVNMGADGTPTKVIDRAAENAVLDVLQSSGMGFLVLSEERGEVRIGENPDHFLHLDPLDGTFNAISGIPFYALSIYISGDDCRLGYIYDLARGQRFYAEAGRGAYAGSGERICVSRNEDFKNFSISAYTIRPNTGRITGIGNRVRRIRTLGSASLEMALVARGMLDAFVDLRGMMRVVDVAAGILIIEEAGGRVSDSDGNQLHMAGDMWQKRCLVGSNGLRHEDLLKLIDGGCD comes from the coding sequence ATGAGCGAGCTACTTTCCACCTCCGGCAACAGACTTCTGGGGCTTTGCGATGACGCCTCTAGAGCTGTGGCCTCCTCTATCCGGGATATGATCGGCACCGCGTCCGGCGGGCAGATGGTGAACATGGGTGCAGACGGCACTCCCACCAAGGTGATCGACCGCGCAGCAGAGAATGCGGTCCTGGATGTGTTGCAGTCGTCGGGCATGGGCTTTTTGGTGCTGAGCGAGGAGAGGGGAGAGGTGAGGATAGGCGAAAATCCCGACCATTTCCTTCATCTCGATCCCCTGGATGGGACATTCAACGCCATTTCTGGCATACCATTCTACGCCCTGTCAATCTACATCAGCGGGGATGATTGCCGGCTGGGATACATTTATGATCTCGCCCGAGGGCAGAGATTCTATGCTGAAGCGGGCAGAGGGGCTTATGCCGGATCGGGAGAGAGGATATGCGTATCCCGGAATGAGGACTTCAAGAATTTCAGCATCTCTGCCTATACCATCAGGCCTAACACCGGCCGCATAACTGGAATAGGAAACAGGGTTAGGAGGATTCGAACCTTGGGGAGCGCTTCCCTGGAGATGGCGCTGGTCGCCAGGGGAATGCTGGATGCATTTGTCGATTTGCGGGGGATGATGAGGGTGGTGGATGTGGCTGCTGGTATCCTGATCATCGAGGAGGCGGGTGGAAGGGTATCCGATTCAGATGGAAACCAGCTCCATATGGCAGGAGACATGTGGCAGAAGAGGTGTCTCGTCGGCTCCAATGGCCTGCGGCATGAGGATCTGCTTAAGCTAATAGACGGTGGTTGCGATTAG
- a CDS encoding MgtC/SapB family protein — MDFVDIYPFLVAMLIGALIGTERQRRLAEEKVRGVAGLRTFILISLLGALSATLAAHYGSLFAVGALSSFIILVAVGYASAVSSLGRIDLTAAVAAVVAFVLGMLANDPDKIALAVSLAIITTWILATRTVTHRYVEALNEADLLDTLKMGIIALVIYPILPLEAVDPWRVINLRQIWLFVILVSLIGYTGYILIRILGAERGLTLTGILGGLASSIAVTTSLAEESKINPQLLSSAVFATAIASSTVFPRVFFIAAIVNKEVLPDLFIPLLTMTAVGVALAYISHRKSPPQGGEVKVSDPFRILPALKLGSLFALVLIISRLAGLYFGDTGIYAASILSGLVDVDAITLSMATLARSTLTPSMAATSITLAVIANTLVKLGMAYLLGSREFGNRTAAILLPMALAGILSMLLI; from the coding sequence ATGGATTTTGTGGACATCTACCCCTTTCTAGTGGCCATGCTAATTGGAGCTCTCATCGGCACTGAGCGCCAGCGCCGTCTGGCGGAGGAGAAGGTCCGGGGCGTAGCAGGCCTGAGGACCTTCATCCTGATCTCCCTGTTAGGCGCCCTGTCCGCCACCCTGGCCGCCCACTATGGATCCCTCTTTGCCGTCGGCGCTCTCTCCTCATTTATCATTCTGGTGGCGGTGGGCTACGCCTCCGCCGTCAGCTCCCTGGGAAGGATAGATCTCACAGCCGCCGTGGCCGCAGTGGTTGCATTCGTCCTGGGAATGCTGGCCAATGATCCTGATAAGATCGCCCTGGCCGTCTCCCTGGCAATCATCACCACCTGGATCCTGGCCACCCGGACGGTCACACACCGCTACGTCGAGGCCTTGAACGAGGCGGACCTGCTCGACACCCTCAAGATGGGAATAATCGCCCTGGTGATCTATCCCATACTGCCCCTGGAGGCCGTCGACCCCTGGAGGGTGATCAACCTCCGCCAGATCTGGCTCTTCGTGATCCTGGTCAGCCTGATAGGCTACACCGGCTACATCCTCATCCGCATCCTGGGGGCGGAGAGAGGCCTTACACTGACCGGCATCCTGGGAGGCCTGGCCTCGAGCATCGCCGTCACCACCTCCCTGGCGGAGGAGTCGAAGATCAATCCCCAGCTACTATCCTCCGCCGTCTTCGCCACGGCCATCGCCAGCAGCACTGTCTTTCCCCGAGTCTTTTTCATCGCCGCAATAGTAAACAAGGAAGTTTTGCCAGACCTTTTCATACCCCTCCTGACCATGACCGCTGTAGGCGTTGCCCTTGCCTACATATCTCACCGCAAAAGCCCGCCCCAGGGGGGCGAGGTGAAGGTCTCCGATCCCTTCCGCATCCTCCCCGCCCTCAAGCTGGGCTCGCTCTTCGCCCTGGTCCTGATCATCTCCCGCCTTGCCGGCCTGTACTTTGGGGATACGGGAATCTATGCAGCCAGCATACTCTCAGGTCTCGTGGATGTCGATGCCATCACCCTGAGCATGGCCACCTTAGCCCGGTCGACCCTTACTCCCAGCATGGCTGCCACCTCCATCACCCTGGCGGTGATCGCCAACACCCTGGTGAAACTGGGAATGGCTTATCTCCTGGGGAGCAGAGAATTCGGCAACCGGACAGCGGCAATCCTTCTGCCCATGGCCCTGGCTGGAATCCTCTCAATGCTCCTGATCTAA
- a CDS encoding NAD(+)/NADH kinase: protein MVAIRIGFVSRREEESVLLAERLMDEIESWNSGVQILADGDLALTIGRPPSSVQEMERLKVDFIVSIGGDGTILRTIHKMADPVPILGINMGTLGFLVDVEPADALETIKRLLSGFVVDERSRLKLLLNGVCMPRATNEIAFLTASPAKMIEFEILVDGSLMEDFRADGVIIATATGSTAYAMSAGGPIVDPRVDAIVLVPMAPFKLSSRPWVMPGNSVIEVRLKLPEKEALVVVDGQSSTNISTKDSIVISKAKTPARFVKAAKDGFYAKVKSKLA from the coding sequence GTGGTTGCGATTAGGATCGGATTTGTCTCCCGCAGGGAGGAGGAGTCTGTCTTGCTGGCAGAGAGGCTCATGGATGAGATCGAGTCCTGGAATAGCGGTGTACAGATCCTGGCAGACGGGGATCTCGCCCTAACGATTGGAAGGCCGCCCTCATCCGTTCAGGAGATGGAACGGCTGAAAGTGGATTTTATTGTCTCCATAGGAGGAGACGGCACCATACTCAGGACTATTCATAAGATGGCAGATCCGGTGCCAATACTGGGGATAAACATGGGCACCCTGGGCTTTCTAGTGGATGTGGAGCCTGCGGATGCTCTGGAGACTATAAAGCGCCTGCTTTCGGGATTCGTGGTGGACGAGCGTTCCCGGCTGAAGCTGCTTTTGAACGGGGTCTGCATGCCCCGTGCCACCAATGAGATCGCCTTTTTAACCGCCAGCCCGGCCAAGATGATCGAGTTCGAGATCCTGGTTGACGGCTCCCTGATGGAGGACTTCCGGGCGGATGGGGTGATCATAGCCACTGCCACCGGCTCCACCGCTTATGCCATGTCCGCCGGAGGGCCCATCGTCGACCCCCGGGTGGATGCCATCGTCCTGGTTCCCATGGCCCCCTTCAAGCTCTCCAGCCGCCCCTGGGTGATGCCCGGGAACAGCGTCATCGAGGTCCGGCTCAAGCTGCCTGAGAAGGAGGCGCTGGTGGTGGTTGACGGCCAGAGCTCGACGAACATATCCACTAAGGATTCAATAGTGATAAGCAAAGCCAAGACCCCGGCCAGGTTTGTGAAGGCTGCAAAGGACGGCTTTTACGCCAAGGTGAAAAGCAAGCTGGCCTAG
- a CDS encoding endonuclease III domain-containing protein, whose amino-acid sequence MAKQKVGDKVLACIRILEEEYGVPLQDHIDPLDLLVMTILSQNTSDINSLRAFANLKRDYGNYESLLLAPTEEVADCIREGGLANIKALRIQEVLLSIKRDRGAMDIGFLEGMDKDEAMSYLLDLPGVGPKTASIVLLFAFGMPFMPVDTHVFRVSQRLGLVPENLSPEKAQKALERIVPPECYHSFHLNLIRHGRQICRARGPKHEECALKECCDCFLQGQKP is encoded by the coding sequence ATGGCAAAGCAGAAGGTCGGCGATAAGGTTCTAGCTTGCATTCGTATTCTGGAGGAGGAGTATGGCGTTCCCCTGCAGGATCATATCGATCCTCTGGACCTTTTGGTGATGACCATACTCTCACAGAATACCAGCGATATCAACAGCCTGCGGGCGTTCGCCAATCTGAAGAGGGACTACGGGAATTATGAGTCGCTCCTTTTGGCCCCAACGGAAGAGGTGGCGGACTGCATCCGGGAGGGGGGTCTGGCGAATATCAAGGCCCTGCGGATACAGGAGGTCCTCCTCAGTATAAAGAGGGACCGGGGGGCGATGGATATCGGCTTTCTGGAGGGGATGGATAAGGACGAGGCCATGAGCTACCTCCTGGACTTGCCAGGCGTTGGGCCGAAGACGGCGTCTATTGTCCTGCTCTTTGCCTTTGGCATGCCGTTCATGCCCGTGGACACCCACGTATTCCGGGTCTCGCAGCGGCTGGGCCTTGTTCCTGAAAACCTATCGCCGGAGAAGGCGCAAAAAGCCCTGGAGAGGATAGTCCCCCCCGAATGCTACCACTCCTTTCACCTGAACCTGATCCGCCACGGGAGGCAGATCTGCCGAGCCCGTGGGCCGAAGCATGAGGAGTGCGCACTGAAGGAGTGTTGCGACTGCTTTCTACAGGGCCAAAAGCCTTAA
- a CDS encoding COG1361 S-layer family protein, which produces MIDKWSKNKRSIDDSEKYAALHLARFVFVASLILSLSSVLLGLAAESGAPIPPERFSADYYKVYGTPNLTASLDRSRIYQGEETALTMTLTNRGRITSFQINEEPAANKREEILAAQRELELEKQRTVAQDVSVLLRAENQSAIDIKRSVAFPGNIREGQTSSRLEFPLEAYENALPGSYRLLAQVNYTYQKDVAAKEDEDRPENPDVYYWYDSLSQTIPIELIVERRSGAQFQVLNVTPTSLRPGSEGNVIRIRVKNVGDDRASDLVARLRPESGLYVSVDESPIPTLAPQEEAELLYKLDVSKDALPGKNYQLKILFQFSDSRREGLTDWENAYVRIEEEGREWALAILLFLALLAAVLIIFIRRKKRV; this is translated from the coding sequence ATGATTGACAAATGGTCAAAAAACAAAAGATCAATTGACGACTCAGAGAAGTACGCCGCCCTGCACCTTGCCAGGTTCGTATTCGTTGCATCTCTGATTCTATCCTTATCCTCGGTCCTCCTCGGGCTGGCCGCCGAGAGCGGAGCCCCCATCCCGCCGGAGAGGTTCTCAGCCGACTACTACAAGGTCTACGGCACCCCCAATCTGACCGCATCCCTGGACAGGTCTCGCATCTATCAGGGGGAGGAGACCGCCCTCACCATGACCCTGACCAACCGGGGGCGCATAACCTCCTTTCAGATAAACGAGGAGCCGGCAGCCAACAAAAGAGAGGAGATCCTGGCAGCCCAAAGGGAACTGGAGTTGGAAAAGCAGAGGACTGTGGCCCAGGATGTCTCCGTCCTCCTCCGGGCGGAGAACCAGAGCGCAATAGATATCAAGCGCTCGGTGGCCTTTCCCGGCAACATCCGCGAGGGCCAGACCTCATCCCGGCTGGAGTTCCCCCTGGAGGCCTATGAGAACGCCCTCCCCGGCAGCTACCGCTTGCTGGCCCAGGTCAACTACACCTATCAGAAGGACGTGGCGGCGAAAGAGGATGAAGACCGGCCGGAGAACCCGGATGTCTATTACTGGTACGATTCCCTCAGCCAGACCATTCCCATCGAACTGATTGTGGAGAGGAGAAGCGGGGCTCAGTTTCAGGTCCTCAATGTCACACCCACCTCTCTCCGTCCGGGCTCGGAGGGGAATGTGATCCGGATAAGGGTGAAGAATGTGGGGGACGACCGGGCGTCCGACCTCGTCGCCCGTCTCCGTCCGGAAAGCGGCCTGTATGTGAGCGTTGACGAGTCTCCCATCCCCACCCTTGCACCCCAGGAGGAGGCAGAGCTTCTCTATAAGCTGGATGTCTCCAAGGACGCCCTTCCCGGCAAGAACTACCAGCTAAAAATCCTCTTCCAGTTCTCCGACAGCCGCAGGGAGGGCCTGACCGACTGGGAGAACGCCTATGTGAGAATCGAGGAGGAGGGCAGGGAATGGGCGCTGGCTATTCTACTTTTTCTCGCCCTGCTGGCTGCGGTGCTGATAATATTCATCCGCAGAAAAAAGAGGGTCTGA
- a CDS encoding IS110 family RNA-guided transposase: MDVHEKKVDVCIAHGPLEKSPKFEIRTFSTMTSDLEDLKSWLKKYNVTTIGMESTGVYWKPIFNIMEGEFTIVLANAQRLKAIPRKKTDIMDCKRIAKLLRYGLLPNSFIPPREIRELRDLNRTRRKLVGMMTSEKNRLTKVLESSNIKLSSVVSKISGVSSMAMIRSLLEKDRLSKEEISQLAKGSLKKKVDLLEKALDGKLTDHHRFLLKMHMENLDHLARQIAKIDEQIERKMIPFQKESNLIQSIPGISKVSASAILAEIGTDMSQFPDEAHLSSWAGVCPGNNESAGKKKSGKTQKGNSFLKGTLAEAAWAASKVKRSTYNAFYQNIVRRRGKKRALVALAHRMLMDIYRVLKTGAPYQDTGAEEANERATKRKERSMIRLLEKAGYEVVRTCTSEIAAA; encoded by the coding sequence ATGGATGTTCACGAGAAGAAAGTAGACGTATGCATTGCTCATGGCCCTCTTGAGAAATCTCCGAAGTTCGAGATCAGGACCTTCTCAACCATGACCTCAGATCTCGAAGACCTGAAATCCTGGCTGAAGAAATATAATGTCACAACAATCGGCATGGAAAGCACCGGCGTCTATTGGAAACCGATCTTCAATATAATGGAAGGAGAGTTCACAATAGTTCTTGCCAATGCTCAGCGCCTCAAGGCCATTCCTCGAAAGAAAACCGACATCATGGATTGCAAGAGAATCGCCAAATTGCTGAGATATGGACTGCTTCCCAACAGCTTCATTCCGCCAAGAGAAATCAGAGAGTTGCGTGATCTCAATCGCACTCGAAGAAAGCTGGTTGGAATGATGACCTCAGAGAAGAATCGACTGACAAAAGTGTTAGAATCATCGAATATCAAGCTCAGCTCGGTTGTATCCAAGATCTCTGGCGTTTCATCAATGGCTATGATTCGATCTCTTCTGGAAAAGGATAGGCTTTCCAAAGAGGAAATCTCTCAGTTGGCTAAAGGCTCACTCAAGAAGAAAGTTGATCTGCTGGAGAAAGCCCTTGATGGAAAATTAACTGATCATCACAGGTTCCTCCTAAAAATGCATATGGAGAATCTCGATCATCTTGCCAGGCAAATCGCAAAAATCGATGAACAGATCGAGAGAAAAATGATCCCTTTTCAAAAGGAGTCTAACCTGATCCAATCGATTCCAGGAATCAGTAAGGTCAGCGCATCTGCCATCCTGGCAGAAATCGGGACAGACATGTCTCAGTTCCCTGACGAAGCACATCTTTCTTCTTGGGCGGGAGTTTGTCCAGGCAATAATGAAAGTGCTGGCAAGAAAAAGAGCGGAAAAACCCAAAAAGGAAATTCTTTTTTGAAAGGAACGTTGGCTGAGGCCGCATGGGCTGCCTCAAAGGTCAAACGCTCCACCTATAACGCTTTCTATCAAAATATTGTCAGACGGAGAGGCAAGAAAAGAGCTCTTGTGGCTCTAGCGCATCGCATGCTCATGGACATCTACCGTGTTCTCAAAACTGGAGCACCTTATCAAGATACAGGCGCCGAGGAAGCTAATGAACGAGCGACGAAGAGAAAAGAACGGTCGATGATCAGATTACTTGAAAAGGCAGGATACGAGGTCGTAAGGACATGCACCTCAGAAATAGCGGCTGCATAG
- a CDS encoding RNA-guided endonuclease InsQ/TnpB family protein, translated as MQLIKTIVLKLDVPDNDLAELLATFSRGMNYASQIAFDIGKPIGSGQLQKATYKHLRNNLNLKSQMACNVARQVSGAYKTLQSQIDKKESEWQLLDFDPTSATFSFERDFGISGDTLSITTLAGRRRYKLLNYRYAQRYFDGSWKYLASKLCLHKNGAYFFHLACAKDIPDRNIVDASTFMGVDVGINCLAVASTTDKQCKFFAGGEIKNHRNIRSKERRRLQKAGGRYLGTRSSMRTLKKIAGRETRFMTAVNHKVSKDLVKFATDNGVSAIGMEDLTDIRKRTENKVSTEFRYEHSSWAFRQLQAFVEYKAKEAGIAVIYINPEYTSQTCPRCNHISRNNRRGVAFRCEKCGYETHADRVGAMNIEHRTRDLRYILESQGGLVSPPDATRLFA; from the coding sequence ATGCAGCTCATAAAGACCATTGTCCTGAAGCTAGATGTGCCAGATAATGATCTAGCCGAGCTGCTAGCAACTTTCTCTCGCGGCATGAATTATGCCTCACAAATTGCGTTCGACATCGGTAAGCCCATTGGAAGTGGACAGCTCCAAAAAGCGACTTACAAGCATCTACGGAACAATCTTAACCTGAAATCGCAAATGGCTTGCAACGTGGCCCGCCAGGTATCAGGAGCTTACAAGACACTTCAGAGTCAGATCGACAAAAAGGAGTCTGAATGGCAACTCCTGGATTTCGATCCAACATCCGCAACATTCTCGTTTGAACGCGATTTCGGCATATCTGGAGATACATTGAGCATAACCACACTGGCAGGGCGCAGGAGATACAAACTCCTGAACTATCGATATGCTCAGAGATACTTCGACGGGTCCTGGAAATATCTAGCATCCAAGCTTTGTTTACACAAAAACGGAGCTTACTTTTTCCATTTGGCCTGTGCGAAGGATATTCCAGACAGGAATATAGTCGATGCATCCACTTTCATGGGGGTAGATGTTGGCATTAATTGCCTGGCGGTTGCATCTACCACAGACAAGCAATGCAAGTTCTTCGCAGGTGGTGAGATCAAGAACCACAGGAACATCCGATCCAAGGAACGCCGGAGATTACAGAAGGCAGGTGGTCGTTATTTGGGCACTCGGTCCTCTATGAGAACTCTCAAAAAAATAGCGGGCCGAGAGACACGGTTCATGACCGCCGTTAATCATAAGGTATCCAAGGACCTGGTGAAATTCGCTACAGATAACGGTGTTTCGGCAATCGGTATGGAAGATCTGACGGATATCAGAAAGAGAACGGAAAACAAGGTCTCTACAGAATTCAGGTACGAGCATAGCAGTTGGGCATTCAGGCAACTACAGGCTTTTGTGGAATATAAAGCCAAAGAAGCCGGGATAGCTGTAATTTACATAAATCCTGAATATACTTCCCAAACCTGCCCCAGATGTAACCACATCAGCCGAAATAACCGCCGTGGTGTAGCCTTCCGATGCGAAAAATGCGGTTACGAGACCCATGCCGATAGAGTTGGTGCTATGAACATCGAGCACCGAACACGAGATTTGAGGTATATCCTTGAGTCTCAGGGTGGTTTAGTCAGCCCACCAGACGCGACACGACTTTTTGCGTAG
- a CDS encoding ABC transporter permease produces MKRPKPERVGVVALRVVRQLKRDRRTIGLILFAPVVLMILFGYALSGEMTGVQLGLVDGGGHEPLRDYIASLDDFDILYLGSQSDAEKLISEGRLDGAVVIQPEEVGVLLDSSSLQISERVMAAVQTGVSREVSIRTDSYPPIITRYIFGYDLEMIDTIGPAILGLVAFFFAFIIAAISFLRERTLGTLEKFMVSPLSRVEIVSGYILGFSLVAIIQSATTLLIVIYLFGVPMKGSPLDAFAIILLLGAGALALGSFVSNFARSEFQVVQFIPIVIIPQIVLCGVFWPVQSVPGFLRPISNILPLTYASDALRAIMLKGASLYQILPDLIFLGAFFMLMFIAATLMLKREVG; encoded by the coding sequence ATGAAAAGGCCAAAACCGGAGCGTGTGGGCGTTGTTGCCCTGAGGGTCGTCCGTCAGCTTAAAAGAGACCGGCGCACCATCGGCCTGATCCTGTTCGCTCCTGTCGTCCTGATGATACTCTTCGGCTATGCCCTCTCCGGAGAGATGACAGGGGTTCAGCTGGGTCTGGTGGACGGCGGAGGCCATGAACCGTTGCGTGACTACATCGCATCCTTAGACGACTTCGATATCCTCTATCTTGGCTCGCAGTCGGACGCAGAGAAGCTCATCTCTGAGGGCAGGCTGGATGGTGCGGTAGTCATCCAGCCAGAAGAGGTGGGGGTTTTGCTTGACTCCAGCAGCCTGCAGATCTCGGAGAGGGTTATGGCTGCGGTGCAGACCGGAGTGAGCAGGGAGGTGTCGATCCGGACCGATTCATATCCGCCCATCATCACTCGCTACATCTTCGGCTACGACCTGGAGATGATCGATACCATCGGCCCGGCGATTTTAGGCCTGGTGGCATTCTTCTTCGCATTCATCATCGCCGCCATATCCTTTCTCCGGGAGAGGACCTTGGGGACGCTGGAGAAGTTCATGGTCTCGCCCCTGAGCCGGGTGGAGATCGTCTCCGGCTACATCCTGGGCTTCAGCCTGGTGGCCATTATCCAGTCGGCAACCACTCTTTTGATCGTGATCTATTTATTCGGCGTGCCAATGAAGGGAAGCCCTCTGGATGCTTTCGCCATAATCCTCTTGCTGGGCGCAGGCGCACTTGCTCTGGGCTCGTTCGTATCCAACTTCGCTAGAAGCGAGTTTCAGGTGGTGCAGTTCATCCCCATTGTAATCATTCCTCAGATAGTGCTGTGCGGGGTGTTCTGGCCGGTTCAGTCCGTTCCGGGTTTCCTCCGCCCCATCTCCAACATTCTGCCCCTGACCTATGCCAGCGACGCCCTGAGGGCGATAATGCTCAAGGGAGCATCGTTGTATCAGATCTTGCCGGATCTCATCTTTTTGGGAGCCTTCTTCATGCTGATGTTCATCGCTGCCACGCTGATGCTTAAAAGAGAGGTGGGCTGA
- a CDS encoding ABC transporter ATP-binding protein, which translates to MAVDKSPAVSARGATKSFGQLRVLDGLDVDIPRGVTYCLLGPNGSGKTTFIRAIVRLLRLDSGELRVLDRPVSDVEEIYSRIGYMTQHKALYPDLTVEENMQFYSGLYGIKGQDREDRIEELLRMVDLSEHRKRLAGALSGGMYQRLSLACTLVHRPELLLLDEPTVGIDPRLRKTFWEYFQSMAEAGKTVIITTHLMDEAERCQMVGYMRAGRMAAQGSPEEILNQAGLGPRLRLWLAQPEDDAILLQSLGFEAEIDGGVVTVTLKSHAQIKDVLAQISPRDIRLSEPRLEEAFLRLSEGA; encoded by the coding sequence ATGGCAGTCGATAAAAGCCCGGCCGTCTCGGCCCGCGGCGCGACCAAGAGCTTCGGACAGTTGAGGGTATTGGACGGGCTGGATGTGGACATTCCCCGCGGGGTGACCTACTGCCTCCTGGGGCCCAACGGCTCGGGCAAGACCACATTCATCCGGGCGATAGTCCGGTTGCTCCGCCTGGACTCTGGAGAGCTGAGGGTTCTGGATCGGCCAGTCTCTGATGTGGAGGAGATCTACTCCCGGATCGGCTATATGACCCAGCATAAGGCCCTCTATCCCGACCTGACGGTGGAGGAGAACATGCAGTTTTATTCCGGGCTCTATGGCATAAAGGGCCAGGATCGAGAGGACAGGATTGAAGAGCTGCTGAGAATGGTCGACCTCTCCGAACACCGCAAACGCCTGGCAGGAGCCCTCTCCGGCGGGATGTACCAGAGGCTCTCACTGGCCTGTACCCTCGTCCACCGGCCTGAGCTGCTCTTGCTTGACGAGCCCACTGTAGGGATAGACCCCCGCCTGAGGAAGACCTTCTGGGAGTATTTCCAGAGCATGGCCGAGGCGGGAAAGACGGTGATCATCACCACCCACCTCATGGATGAGGCGGAACGGTGCCAGATGGTGGGCTACATGCGGGCGGGAAGGATGGCCGCCCAGGGCAGCCCGGAGGAGATTTTGAACCAGGCAGGCCTGGGGCCCAGGCTCCGTCTCTGGCTGGCCCAGCCGGAGGATGATGCTATTCTGCTGCAGTCGCTGGGATTTGAGGCAGAGATCGATGGTGGGGTGGTGACGGTCACCCTCAAGAGCCATGCTCAGATCAAAGATGTCTTGGCCCAGATATCTCCCCGGGATATCAGGCTTTCTGAGCCCAGGCTGGAGGAGGCTTTCTTGCGCCTCTCGGAGGGGGCATGA
- a CDS encoding sodium:solute symporter family protein encodes MDMDITTLVVVAVYFIGLIAIGAFASKKIKNSEDFLVAGRNLGFWTFTLLVVSSICSGMTILGVAGLGYATGWPSIWEQIFVPLCAAVCILFFGSKLHAVAAKTGYVTMQDYFAHRFYSPRGIRGTSAIIGVFISIIYLVGQYISISMVLSWLFKIPYQWALVIGAVIVMGYTILGGLYAIGMASLIQGMMILLGVLLVGPAVIDAAGGLTHVNTVLAEMDVNMTHLWYPQVHPPYAGYAFMTPMYLVSFFFLLTFGLAAAPHVVNNVLAAREDRYFKWAPLAAFVIYAVIMYICKITGFAARSMAEEGMIAMPTGVSNPADYSFIVASEYVFPGIFAPLVAVIVLSAVMSTTDRLMLTIGSYVSWDIYRQFINKEASEKSITLLSRAAIVASTVITLYLAWSNPPELLAWLIWMAIGVMLACFVTPLFAGLYWRRATREGALASMILGLVGTFAFSYYAKFIAPMPMHPSMYGFVISVAAMIVVSLATAKPSKKLLDETRTGMFIRGEEERKTRS; translated from the coding sequence ATGGATATGGATATTACCACGTTGGTTGTTGTTGCTGTCTATTTCATAGGGCTCATCGCCATTGGAGCTTTCGCTTCCAAGAAGATTAAAAACTCCGAGGACTTCTTGGTGGCGGGAAGGAACCTGGGATTCTGGACCTTCACTCTTCTCGTGGTATCCAGCATCTGCAGCGGCATGACCATCCTGGGGGTGGCGGGTCTGGGATATGCCACCGGCTGGCCGAGCATCTGGGAGCAGATATTCGTCCCCCTCTGCGCTGCGGTGTGCATACTGTTCTTCGGCTCGAAGCTTCACGCGGTCGCCGCCAAGACCGGTTATGTGACCATGCAGGATTATTTTGCCCACCGCTTCTACAGCCCCCGGGGGATCAGAGGAACATCCGCCATAATCGGGGTTTTCATCTCCATCATCTATCTGGTGGGCCAGTACATCTCCATCAGCATGGTCTTGTCATGGCTTTTCAAGATACCCTATCAGTGGGCTCTGGTGATCGGTGCGGTCATCGTCATGGGCTACACCATCCTGGGAGGGCTGTATGCCATCGGCATGGCCTCATTGATCCAGGGGATGATGATTCTCTTGGGGGTGCTGCTCGTCGGTCCGGCGGTGATCGATGCTGCCGGCGGATTGACCCATGTTAATACCGTCTTAGCGGAGATGGATGTCAATATGACCCACCTGTGGTATCCCCAGGTCCACCCGCCCTATGCCGGCTATGCCTTCATGACCCCCATGTACCTGGTCTCCTTCTTCTTCCTGCTCACCTTCGGCCTGGCAGCAGCTCCTCATGTGGTAAACAATGTGCTGGCCGCAAGAGAGGACCGGTACTTCAAGTGGGCCCCCCTTGCCGCTTTCGTCATCTATGCGGTGATCATGTACATTTGCAAGATCACCGGGTTTGCTGCCCGATCGATGGCCGAGGAGGGGATGATTGCCATGCCTACCGGGGTCTCCAATCCTGCAGACTACTCTTTCATTGTGGCCTCGGAGTATGTCTTTCCGGGGATATTCGCCCCTCTGGTGGCGGTGATAGTCCTATCCGCTGTGATGTCCACAACCGACCGCTTGATGCTGACCATAGGAAGCTATGTCAGCTGGGACATATACCGGCAGTTCATCAACAAGGAGGCCTCGGAGAAGTCGATCACCCTGCTCAGCCGGGCGGCGATAGTCGCCTCTACGGTTATCACTCTGTACCTGGCCTGGTCCAATCCCCCGGAGCTATTGGCCTGGCTGATCTGGATGGCCATCGGAGTGATGCTGGCCTGCTTTGTAACACCGCTGTTCGCCGGGCTGTACTGGCGGCGGGCCACTCGGGAGGGGGCTCTGGCCTCGATGATCCTGGGACTGGTGGGGACGTTCGCCTTCAGCTATTATGCCAAGTTCATCGCCCCCATGCCCATGCACCCCAGCATGTACGGATTTGTCATCTCAGTGGCAGCGATGATCGTGGTCAGCCTGGCCACGGCCAAGCCCTCGAAAAAGCTGCTGGATGAGACCCGGACGGGAATGTTCATCCGCGGAGAGGAGGAGCGAAAAACCAGGTCCTGA